Part of the Bacillota bacterium genome, GCCTCACCTTGACGTCCGTCGAACTCGAACAAGCGTGCACCGTACAAGGACGGCGGGCAACGGGCGGTGCCTCATTGGAGCGGGTCGAGGCGCGCCACCTCGGGGGCGAAACGCTGCAGCGTGTCGAGCCGCAACCGGTAGTAGTGGTATGCCCCTTCGCGCCGCACGTCGACGAGGCGGCAGAGCTGGAGCATTCGGGTGTGATAGGAGAGCGTGGGGCGGGAGAGGTTGAGAGCCTCTGCCAGCTCCGCGCAGCCCATCTCGCCCCGGGCCAGCAGCAGCCTCACCATGCGAAGGCGCGTGAGATCCCCGAGCGCCCGGTAGACCCGCACCAGGTCGGATTCTTTGTCATGGACGCCGTCCATGGGGGCTCCCTTTCGAGATTTCGACAAACGTCAAAATCCACTGTCTATGTTATGAACCGTCTGGCGCGAGCGTGTCAAGGGATTCTCCTTTCGAACCGTCGCGGCAGGAAACGTGGGACGAACATCCAAAAACCACGATGGCACGGGACCAGCTTTCGCGACCCGCACGCCGCTGCTGCCATCGAGCGTCGCTTTCGACCTGCATCGAGCCTCGTACTCCGCCTTCGGCGCCGTCGTACCACACAAAAGACAGGGTAAGTGCCACGGGTTCGGGTCCGTGAGGGGGAAACGAATGCCGTGGAGGATAGCCATGTCGAGCGGCTGGTGGAGATGCTTGGCGCTGGCGCGCCGGCCGCGTCGGATGAGGCGGCCAGGGCGCTTCGTGAGCTGGGGAGGCTCGCCGTTCCTGCGCTCTTGCGGGGCCTGAGACACCATGACCACGTGCGGCGAATGCGATGCGCATCCGTGCTGCGCACCATGGGCCCGGCGCTGCAGGCCGCCGTTTCCGATTACGTGGCGCTTCTGACCCAGCCGGATCCCCAGGTCAGGGAAGAAGCAGCATGGGCCTTGGGGCTGCTCGGGTGGTGCGCCAGGTCGGCCGTTCCGCCCCTGAGCGCGGCGCTGGAAGATCCCGATCCCGCCGTCCGTGCGGCGGCTGAAGCCTCCCTGAAGGTGCTCCGGGCCTACTTCACCGGGCGGGCCGGCACTCAACTGGCGGTTGAGAGCGGGCCGGCTCACTGACCCGTCCCCGAAAAGGGAGCCCGGTTGCGCAAGGCGCACGAGCGGGGGTAGACTCGCGCCGGCGGGTGTGCGGCCCGGAGGGGGACGGGAGCGTGAGCAGGCAACGCAGCGCCGTGATCCGCCGTCGCTACGACCGGATCGCCCCGATTTACGACCTCATGGACATGGGCTCGGAGCGCCGTATGGGGGCGTGGCGCAAGGCCCTCTGGGACGGTGCCCGGGGGCGAATTCTCGAGGTCGGCGTTGGCACCGGCAAGAACATGCCCTACTACCCCTCCGGCGCTCGGGTGACGGCCATCGACTTCAGCCCCCGAATGCTGGAGAGGGCCGAGCGCCGTGCCCGGCGGCTCGGCGCCAGCGTCGATCTGATCCAGATGGACGCCCAGAATCTGGCGTTTCCCGATAACAGCTTCGACACCGTGGTAACGGCATGCGTCTTCTGCTCGGTGCCGGACCCGGTGCGCGGCCTCCGGGAGATCCGGCGGGTCCTCCGGCCGGACGGGAATCTCCTGATGCTGGAGCACATGCGCTCCGAGTTGCCCCTGGTGGGGCCCGCGATGGACCTTCTGAACCCCCTGGTGGTCGGCGTCGTCGGCGCCAATATCAACCGCCGCACGCTGGACAACATCCGGGCCGCGGGCCTGCAGATCACGTCGGTGGAAGACCTGCTGCTGGACATTTTCCGCCGCATCGTGGCCGTGCCCGCCAAGTGAGCCCGGAGTGACTCGGCAGCGAGCGTGCGCACCGGGACCCGGCCGGGGCGTGACAGCTCTTAGCCATGCTGGAAGCTGAG contains:
- a CDS encoding HEAT repeat domain-containing protein, with the protein product MEDSHVERLVEMLGAGAPAASDEAARALRELGRLAVPALLRGLRHHDHVRRMRCASVLRTMGPALQAAVSDYVALLTQPDPQVREEAAWALGLLGWCARSAVPPLSAALEDPDPAVRAAAEASLKVLRAYFTGRAGTQLAVESGPAH
- a CDS encoding metalloregulator ArsR/SmtB family transcription factor; protein product: MDGVHDKESDLVRVYRALGDLTRLRMVRLLLARGEMGCAELAEALNLSRPTLSYHTRMLQLCRLVDVRREGAYHYYRLRLDTLQRFAPEVARLDPLQ
- a CDS encoding methyltransferase domain-containing protein; the protein is MSRQRSAVIRRRYDRIAPIYDLMDMGSERRMGAWRKALWDGARGRILEVGVGTGKNMPYYPSGARVTAIDFSPRMLERAERRARRLGASVDLIQMDAQNLAFPDNSFDTVVTACVFCSVPDPVRGLREIRRVLRPDGNLLMLEHMRSELPLVGPAMDLLNPLVVGVVGANINRRTLDNIRAAGLQITSVEDLLLDIFRRIVAVPAK